TCTCCTTCCAGGCGCTGTACGCCGGGGTACCGCCCGCGCGCGCCCTCGCCGCCTACGCCGTCATCGCCTACATGGACACGGTCGCCGGGGTGTACTTCCCGCGTGGCGGGATGCACGCCCTGCCCCGGGCGATGGCGGACGCGGCAGCCGACGCCGGTGCCGCCTTCCGCTACGGCCACCCGGTCACGCGGCTGGAACGCAGCGGTGACCGGATCACGGCGGTGGTCACCGCGCACGAGCGCATCCCCTGCGACGCGGTGGTCCTCACCCCCGACCTGCCGGTCGTCCACCGACTGCTCGGCAGACGGCCCCGCCGCCCGCTCCGGCTGCGCCACTCGCCCTCCGCGGTGATCCTGCATGCCGGTACCGACCGGACCTGGCCGCGGCTGGCGCACCACACGATCTCCTTCGGCGCCGCGTGGGAGCGAACCTTCGACGAACTCACCCGCACCGGGCAGCTGATGAGCGACCCCTCCCTGCTCCTCACCCGCCCCACCGCATCCGACCCGCAACTCGCCCCGCCGGGACGCCACTTGCACTACATCCTGGCGCCCTGCCCCAACACCGAGACCGGCCCCGGCGCCGGCTCCTGGCACGACCTGGCCCCCCGGTACCGCGACAGCCTGCTCGCCGTACTGGAACGCCGGGGACTCACCGGCATCGGCGACGCCATCGAAATGCAGCACATGGTCACCCCCGCCGACTGGACCGCCCAGGGGCTCGCCGCCGGCACACCCTTCTCCGCCGCCCACACCCTGGCGCAGACGGGCCCGTTCCGCCCCCGCAACCTCGTGCGCGGCACGGCGAACGCCGTGCTGGCGGGCTGTGGCACGACCCCCGGCGTCGGCGTCCCCACCGTCCTGATCTCCGGCAAGCTCGCCGCGGCCCGGGTCACCGGCCTGCGGTCCGCTCGCTCCACCGCAGGCTCCGCCCGCCCCACCCCGAGAGGCATCCCGGCATGACCGCTCGCGAACTGGACGCCGCAGGCATCACCGACCCCCTCCTCCGCGACGCCTATGCCCACTGCCGCCGGCTCAACGCCCGGCACGGCAAGACCTACTTCCTCGCCACCCGGCTACTGCCCCCGGAACGCCGACCGGCCGTCCACGCCCTGTACGGCTTCGCCCGCTGGGCCGACGACATCGTCGACGAACCCGGCTCCCGCCACCCCGCCGCCGACCGCGCCCCGGCGCTCGATGCCCTCCGGCGCCGTCTGGAGGAGGGCCTGCGCGGCGGTGAGAGCACGGAACCGGTCGTGCGCGCGGTGGCGCACACCGCTGCCGTGTACGGCATCGCCCACCGGCACTTCGCAGACTTCATGACGTCGATGCGCAGCGATCTGACGGTGACGGACTACCCGACGTACGCCGATCTGGCGCGCTATATGCACGGCTCGGCCGCGGTGATGGGCCTGGAGATGCTGCCGGTGCTCGGCACGGTCGTGCCGCAGGAGGAAGCCGCGCCGCACGCCGCGGCCCTCGGCATCGCCTTCCAGCTCACGAACTTCCTGCGCGACGTCGGGGAGGATCTGGACCGGGGCCGTATCTATCTGCCCGCGGATCTGCTCGCGGCGCACGGCGTCGACCGCGCACTGCTCCGGTGGAGCCGGGACACCGGCATCCGGGACCCGCGCATCACCGCGGCCATGGAGGACGCCGCCGAGCTCACCCGCGGCGTCTATCGCGAGGCGGCGCCCGGCCTCGCCATGCTCGACCCGGTCTCACGCCCGTGTATCCGCACCGCGTTCGTCCTCTACCGCGCCATCCTCGACGCCGTGCGCGACGACGGATACGCCGTGCTGCACCGCCGCTCGGTGGTCTCCCGCAGACGCCGCGCGGCCACCGCCTTCGGCGGTCTGGCCCGGGTCGTCGCCGCCCACGTCGCCGCCCGCCACCCTGCCGGGCGGCGTGCCGGGGTGCCGCACCACGTGCGGGAGGAGGCCTCATGACCCGGGGAGCCCGCCGCGCTCCGCGCCTCCCGCTCCGGCTGCGCCGCGGAGCCGTGCCGTGGGAGCAGCAGCCTCCGACGTGGCGCGACGCGAAACCCGCGCTCATCGCCGACGCCGTCAAGGCCGCCCTCGCCCGCCCGTCCGGCAACTGGTTCGTCCTCGGCGCGGCACACGCCATCGGCTCCCACCGCGCCTTCGGGCGCACCGTGGCCGGCATCGAGGTCGTCGCCTGGCGCGATGCGGCCGGACGTCTGGTCGCGGGGCCCGGCGCCTGCCCGCACCTCGGCGCGCCCCTCGACCAAAGCCCCGTGCACTGTGGGACCCTCCGCTGCCGCTGGCACGGACTCGCCCTGAACGGCGCCCCGTTCGCCGGCTGGGAGCCGTTCCCCGTCCACGACGACGGCCTGCTGGTCTGGGTGCGCCTCGACGAGGCCGGCGGGGAGCGGCCGCTGCGGCAGCCGGTCGTCCCCGTCCGGCCGCGGCCGGAGGGGGCCGTCACCGCCGTCCACACCACCACCGGCGGGTGCGAACCCGAGGACGTGCTGGCCAACCGCCTCGACCCGTGGCACGGCGCATGGTTCCACCCCTACTCCTTCGTCGACCTCACCGTGGTCGACGCCCCCGCGGAGAGCGACGGGGAGCGGCCCGCGGGCTTCGCCGTCGAGGTCTCCTTCAAAGTCGCCGGGCGCGCGGTGGTGCCGGTCAAGGCGCTCTTCACCGCCCCCGAGCCCCGCACCGTGGTGATGCACATCCTGGAAGGCGAAGGGCAGGGCTCCGTGGTGGAGACCCATGCCACGCCGCTGGGCCCGGACGACCGGGGACGCCCGCGCACCGCGGTCACCGAGGCGATCGTCGCCACCTCCCGGCGCCCTGGATTCGCCCTCGCCCGCGCGGCCGCGCCCGCCCTGCGCCCGCTGATGCGCGCCGCGTCCCGACGGCTGTGGCGGGACGACCTGGCCTACGCCGAGCGCCGCTGGGAGCTGCGCAGCAGCGGACGCCACCCGGGCTGACACCGCCCGGCCGCCGGGGGCGCCCCGTGCCGTCGACAGTGCCGGAGCGCACCCCGGTCAGCGGTCCGCCAGCCGCGCCGCCCACCGCAGCGCCGCGGAGCGTCCCTTGCCCGGCACGGTCCACAGGGTCTGGCCGCGCACGCCCCACCGCGCCAGCAGCGCATTGGCCGCGAGGAAGCCGGTCGTCGCGGCGCGCTCCATCAGCGCCACCGGGAAGTGCGTCCGCACCACATCGCCCGCGACCACCACCCGCGGGTCGGGTGTGTGCACGGTCGGCCGGTCGCCGAAACCCCCGACCGGGAACAGCGGGCAGTCCGCGCGCCACTCGTGCCGCTGGTCGATGATCCGGGAGTCGCGAAGCTCCGGGTAGACGGAGTGCAACTGGTCCACCAGGCGCCGCTGTTCGCGGGCACGGTCGGCTTCCGGGGCGACGGCGTAGGCGTGCAGTTCGAGCACCGAGCCGCCGGTGCGGGCGGACCAGCGGGCCGCCTCTCCCTCCCAGCGTTCCAGCACACTGACATTGTCCAACGAGCCGAAACCGCTGGTGCCCAGGAAGCCGGGCCGGTCGGCGCGCACCCGACGGTCCAGCCACAGCCGCGACACCAAAAAGGGCGGCGCGGTCCGCAGCCGCCCGATCCGCGCGCGCCACGACGGGTTGCCCAACTCAACTGATCTGGCGACGAGTTGACGCAGCCCTCCCGGGTCCAGCGCCAGAACCACCGCGTCGAACCGCCGGCCCGCACCCTCCGCGACGACGTGCACCCCGCCGTCCGTCGTCGGCTCGACCTGTGCCACCTCCGTGCCCGTACACACCCGGACCCCGTGCCCCGCCAGATAGCGGCCGAGGGGGTGCCACAGCGCCTGCGGGAAGGGCTCGGCGGGCACATCGAACAGCAGTCCTTCGCTGGAGCCGAGAAAGTAGATGTGGAACATCAACACCAGTTCCGCGGCGGACAGTTCTTGCGGGTCCGCGAAGAAACTCCGGGAGAACACCTCGAAGGCAAGGTGGCGCGCGGCATCGGGGAAGCGGATACGCGAGAGAAAGTCCCCGGCGCTGATGCGGTCCAGACGCTGATAGACCTGCGGCACCCGTACGTCGAGCAGCGGCAGGGCCGCGCCGGGACGCATCCGCACCAGATCCCGCCAGGTGAAGGTGGGACTGAGCGCCACAAAACCCAGTGCGCTCCAGGGCGGTGTCCGCGGCACCCGCGCAAAGCTGTCCCGCAGACCCGAACGGTGGTGCAGCGGATAGTCGGGCAGCCGACGGAGCATGTCCAGCCCCGGATCGACCCGGCGCAGCAGCCCCCGCAGGTTGTAGTACTGCGGGAAGAACGCATGGAACCCTCGGCTCATGGTCGCCGCCGAACCGTCGGCGAGCCGCACGGGCCAGCCCGCCAGCCGCCCCCCGAGGCTCCCCTCCCGTTCGTACAGCGTGACCGGCACCCCCCGCTCGGCCAGCGCGGTCGCGGCGGAGAGGCCCGCGATCCCGCCGCCGATCACCGCCACGCCCGGTCCGCCTGGCCCGGCCCGGTCCCGCCCCGGTGGCCCCGGCACCCGCTGCGCCCGGCGGTCGCGTCCGCGCCGCGCCGCCCTGCCCTGTTCCCGTCCGGATGTCACGAGCCCTCCCGAAGAGCGCGCGCGGGGAAGTCCCCGCCCTCATGCAGCAGTTGCGGTGCCATCGATGTCTCTCCTCCGGTCCGGGTCGCGATCGGCCGGGTCACCGCACGGCGGCCCGGCGTGGCAGCAGCGGAAGTTCGGCGGCGGTCCGGAGCATGGGCAGCACCGGGGTGCGCAGGCCGATGGTGACGTCCTCCCACAGGCGGGAGCGGCCGTCGAGGAACCGCAGCAGCCGCTCCATCGGCACCGTGCGGAACAACCCGGTGAACAACTCGGCTCCGTCCACCCGGCCGCTGTCCAGTGCGCGCAGCAGCACGGCGTCCAGCGCCCGGTGCCAGGCCGGGTGCGGAGGCGGGGGGAGGGGCGGTCTGCCCGCCAGGAGGGTGGCCGCGATGAGCGCGGACTGCCGTTGCACGGCGGCGAAGGTGTACCCGGTCGACGGCCGGGTGGCGCCGCCCGCGGTCCCGATGCGGAACACCGAGCGGCCCACCCGCCGCGGAAAACGGGCGTCGGTCATGGGGATCGCGCCCTGCTCGACGGCGGTGACACGGAACGCGTCCAGCCCCAGCACCTGCGCGGTGTACTGGCCCAACGCCCGCTCGTAGGCGGCGGTTTCGGCGATCTGGCGGGAGAACTCCGTGTACTCCACCAGCGCGGTGTGCTCGCTCAGTGGCAGGACATATCCGAAGGACAGGCCCTGTGCGGGCTGCGGGGTGCGGAAGTCCATGAGATCCGCGGTCGTGGTGTCGAAGGCCGGCCGCAGGCTCTCGACGAACCAGCCACGGAAGTGCTGTTGGAGTGTGGTGCGGGCCGGCGGGAGCCGGACGGCCGGCCGGGAGTCGAAGGCCCAGCGGGCCCGGAGTGCCACCGGCCGCCCCGCCTCGTCGCGGCCCCGTACCTCGGCGCCACCGGCAACGTCCCGTACGGACTCCACCGTTGCCGCCACCCGGACGACGGTGTCCTGGCCGGACAGCCGGGCGCCGACGAGGGCTTCGAAGTCGCGCGACCGCAGCATCTTGTACCGGAAGGGCGCGGGCCGCCCCCGCGTGGCCGCACCGTCGGGGCCGTGCACGCGCAGCCGTTCCCAGGAAGCGGTCAGCGCGGAGTCGAACGCGCCGCCCGGCGCTTCCCAGTAACACCAGGTCCGTTCCTGCGGGGTGAGCGGCCCGCGCGGTGCGTCGACGAGCAGCACCCGCAGCCGCCGGGCGCCGGGCGCCGGTTCGCACAGCCGGTAGGCGAGCGAGAGCCCGGCCGCTCCCGCGCCCACGATGACGGCATCCGCGTCCTGCACGCCCAGTCCTCTCCGCGCCTCGGTGCACCCGACGGTGATCCTTCCTCAGTACCGGGCCGACACGGGCCGTACGACGCGCGGCAACCGGTGGACCGATCGACCTCCGCCTCGCCGGCCGGCCGGCCGGCCCCCGCGCATGGCGATGGCACCGTGCGCCGGGCCCGCCTGCGGGGTCCGCCGTGGCATGGGCCAGAATCCATTCCGACCAATCCGGGTGTCGCCCGGCGCCGAATCACTGGTGACCACGTCACAGTCCGGAGGTGTTCATGCCCGTCGCAGCCCGCGGCGACCGATCCTCAGCGCCCCATTCCGGTGCGCTGGAATCACTGCTCGACCGCGTCTCACGCGGTGACCAGCAAGCGTTCGAGAGTCTCTACACAGCGGTAGCCGGCTCCGTACTGGGACTGGTGCGCAGGGTGGTCCGGGATCCGGCCCAGTCGGAGGAGGTGGCGCAGGAGGTGCTCATCGAGGTGTGGCGGTCCGCGGCCCGCTTCGACGCACGGCAGGGCAGCGCGATGGCCTGGATCATGACCCTGACCCACCGGCGCGCGGTGGACCGGGTGCGCTCGGCCCAGGCGGCGGCCGACCGCGACCACCGGGCCGGGCTGCACGCCTACACCGCGGCCTTCGACGAGGTCAGCGAGCACGTCGAGCGGCGGCTGGAACGCGAGCAGGTGCGCCGCTGCCTGGGACAGCTGACCGAACTGCAACGGGAGTCGGTGACACTCGCCTACTACCGCGGCTACACCTACCGGGAGACCGCCGACCTGCTCGGCACGGCGCTGGGCACGGTCAAGACCCGGCTGCGCGACGGTCTGATCCGGCTCCGCGACTGCCTGGGGGTGTCGGCATGAACACCGTCGATCTGCACACGCTCACCGGCGCCTATGCCCTGGGCGCGCTGTCCGAGCAGGAGGCGGCGGAGTTCACCCGTCATCTCGCACACTGCGAGGCATGCACCCAGGAAGTGCGGGAGTTGCAGGAAACCGCGGCCCGGCTCGCCCTGGCGGTCGCCGAGGTGCCCCCGGCCGATCTGCGGCTCCGGGTGATGGCGGCCCTGCCCGAGGTCCGGCAACTGCCGCCGATACGGCACGAGGCGACCGTGGTCCCGCTGCGCCGACGGGCGCGCCATCGCCTGCCCTACTTCGCGGCCGCCGCCTGTCTGGCCATCGCCGCGGTCGCCGGCGGTCTGGCCGTCAACGCCCGGCACGAGGCCGACCAGCAGCGGGACCGGACCACCCGGGCCGAAGAACAGGCGGCCGCGGTCAGCGCCCTGATGGCCGCTCCGGACGCCACCTTCCACACCACGGCCTTCAAGGGCGGGGGCAACGGGACCGTGGTGGCCTCCAAGCGACTGGGACGGGCCGCCTTCGTCTACCACGGCCTGCCGGCCCTCTCCGGTCAGCGGGTGTACGAACTCTGGTACAGCCGCAACGGCACCATGGTGCCCGCCGGACTCGTCGAACCCGGCCGCTCCACGGGCACGATGCTGCTGACCGGCGGACCGCAGGGCGCCGACGGGGTCGGTGTCACGGTCGAACCCCCGGGTGGCTCCAGCAGTCCCACCAGCGCGCCGCTGGGCCTCCTGCGGGTGTGACCTCCGGATACGACGGGTGAGACCGGCGGCCGGCCCTCCCTGGCCGGCCGCCGGTCCCGTCGGTGTGTCCTGTCCGAGCCACCAGACCCGACGCCCACGCCGCCGAGGCCTGCGGCGCCCCCTGCACCACGCACTCCCACGCGTGGCGGTGGCCCGGAAGACCGGGACCAATCCGCGCCGCCCCCGGCACCGAATCCCTCAGTGAGCGGGCTGCCGCCCCCGGAACGCGGCCCCGCCCCGAGATGAGGAGGCACCTGCTGTGGAGCGTCGACGGATAGCTGTCGTAGGCGGCGGAGTCGCGGGCCTCACCGCCGCGTATGTGCTCCAGCAAGGCGGATGTGAGGTGTCGCTGTACGAGGCCGAGGACCGTCTCGGCGGCCATGCCCACACCCACGACACGGTCTCGGGGGACGGCCGGGTGGCCCGGGTGGACACCGGCTTCATCGTCCACAACGAACGCACCTATCCGCTGCTGCTGCGGTTGTTCCGCGAACTCGGGGTGGCCACCCAGGACTCCGAGATGAGCATGTCCGTACGGTGCGAGGGCTGCGGCCTGGAGTACGCCGGCGCCCGCGGACCGGCCGGCCTGTTCGCCCAGCCGCGCAGCGCGCTGCGCGGCCGCTATCTGCGGATGCTGACCGAGATCCGGGCCTTCCACCGCGCGGCGCGCACCACGCTCGCCACGGACCGCGGTGACACCCTGACCCTCGGGCGCTTCCTCGCCGACTGCGGTTTCTCCCGGTACTTCGTCACCCACTTCGTCACTCCGCTGGTCTCCGCGGTGTGGTCCTGCGCCCCCACGACCGCCATGCAGTACCCGGCCGTCTATCTGTTCCGCTTTCTCGAGCACCACGGGCTGCTCTCCGTCAGCGGGTCGCCGCAGTGGAAGACGGTGGCCGGCGGCTCGGTGGAGTACGTCGGCCGGGTCGGCAAGCAGCTCACGGTGGTCCGTACCGGCACGCCGGTACGGGCGGTGCACCGCAGCCACGACCGGGCCGCCGTCGTCACCGAGGACGGCGCGCAGCGCACGTACGACGCGGTGGTGGTGGCCGTCCACCCCGATCAGGCACTGCGGATGCTCGCCGACCCCACCGACGACGAACGCCGGGTCCTGAGCGCGTTCTCCTACTCGCGCAACACCACCCTGCTCCACAGCGACACCTCGTTGCTGCCCCGTGCCCACGGCGCCCGCGCCTCGTGGAACTACCTGATGGCCTCCTGCGCCACCCCGGCGGACAAGGTGCAGGTCACCTACCACATGAACCGTCTGCAACGGCTGAACACCCCGGAGGACTACCTCGTCACCCTCAACGCCACCGACCGGGTCGCCACCCACCGGGTCCTGGCGCGCATGGTCTACGAACACCCCCTCTACACACCGGAGTCGGTGGCCGCCCAGCAGCGTCTGCCGCAGCTGAACACGGCCGTCACCGCCTTCGCGGGCGCCTACCACGGCTGGGGCTTCCACGAGGACGGCTGCCGCTCCGGGGTCCAGGCCGCCGCGGCACTGGGGGTGCGCTGGTGACGCCCCGTACGGCCGCACCGGCCGCCGCACCCGCCACCGGCGTCCGCACGCCCGCGCTCTACGAGTGCCTGGTCTCCCACGCCCGCACCGCCCCGGTGCACCACTCCCTGCGCCACCGCACCTACATGTGGCTCGTCGACCTCGACCGCCCGCCGCGGCTCCCCGTCGCCCTGCGCCCGCTGGCCCGGTTCGACCCGCGGGACCATTTCGCCGGCACCGCGCCGTCCCTCCGGGCGGGACTGGAACGGTTCCTGACGAGCCGTGGAGTACGGCTGGACGGCGGCCGGGTGCTGATGCTCACCCACGCCAGGGTCCTGGGCCATGTCTTCAATCCGCTGACCCTGTACTGGTGCCACGACCGGTCCGGCGCGCCCGTCTGCGTCGTGGCCGAGGTGCACAACACCTACGGTGAGCGGCACTGCTATCTGCTGCACACCGACGAGCAGGGCCGGGCGGACGTCCCCAAGGACTTCTATGTCTCGCCGTTCTTCCCGGTCGACGGCGCCTACCGGATGCGCCTGCCCGAACCGGCCGGCCGGCTCGATCTGACCGTACAGCTGCGACGCGGCGGCACCAGGCCGTTCACCGCGACCGTGCGCGGCACCCGGCGGCCCGCGACCCCGCGGCAGCTGCTGGCCACGGTGCTGCGCCACCCCTGGTCGACGGCCGCGCTCACGGCCGGTATCCGCCGCCACGGCATCGCCCTGTTCCTGCGCGGCCTGCCCGTCCAGCCCCGCCCCCGTCACCGTCTCCAGGAAGGTATGCAGTGAAGACTTCCGTCTCGGACCGCACCGAAACCGGCGCCGGCCTCACCCCGTTCGCCGCACGCACGACGGCCCGTGAACGGGTGGACGCGGCCAGGTGGCCGGATGTGGCGCGCGGTCCGCGCGGCTCGGCCGTCCGCGCCGCCGTGACCCGGCTGCTCGTCCGGCGGGCGCTCGCCGCCCTGCCACTGCGCGTCGCGCTCGGGGAGGCCCCGGCCACGGGCGAGGAAGGGCCCCTGCTACGGGTACACGACCCGGACGCGTTCTTCCGCCGGATCGGCAGCGACGGCCTCATCGGCTTCGGCGAGTCCTATATGGCGGGGGAGTGGGACGCGGACGATCCGGTCGGCGCGCTGACCGTGCTCGCCTCCCACCTCACCGCGCTGGTGCCCCGCCCCCTGCAACGGCTCCGCGGCGCCTGGGCACACCGCCGGCCGAGCGGACAGCGCAACACGCCGGAGGGCGCACGGGAGAACATCCACCGCCACTACGACCTGTCCAACGATCTGTTCGCGCTCTTCCTGGACCGGACCATGACGTACTCCTCGGCCCTCTTCCGCAAGCGTCCCGCCACCTGGAGCGATCTGGCCGAGGCCCAGCACCGCAAGATCGACCGGCTGCTGGACCTGGCCGGCGTCGGCGAGGGCACCCGGCTGCTGGAGATCGGCACCGGCTGGGGCGAGCTGGCCCTGCGCGCCGCCGCCCGCGGTGCCCGCGTCGTCTCCGTGACCCTGTCGCGGGAGCAGCGCGAGCTCGCCAGGGCACGTCTTGCGCAGGCCGGTTACGCGGACCGGGTCTCGGTCGAGCTGTGTGACTACCGGCAGGTGACCGGCGTTTACGACGCCGTGGTGAGCGTGGAGATGATCGAGGCCGTCGGCGAGGACTACTGGCCCGTCTACTTCGACACCCTCGCACGCCTGCTGGTCCCCGGCGGCCGGATCGCGCTCCAGGCGATCACCATGTCGCACGACCGGATGCTCGCCACCCGCACCACCTACACCTGGATCCACAAGTACATCTTCCCCGGCGGTCTGATCCCCTCCGTCGAGGCCATCGGACAGTGTGCCGCATCCGCCGGGCTGCGGGTACGGGAGAACGACGGATACGGCGGCCACTACGCCGAAACGCTGCGGCTGTGGCGCGAGCGCTTCACGGACCAGCCCGCCACGGTCGCCTCGTTGGGCTTCGACGCGGTGTTCCGCCGCATGTGGGAGTTCTACCTGGCCTACTGCGAGGCCGGATTCCGCGCCGGCTACCTGGACGTACGCCAGCTGCTCCTGACCAAGGCACCCACGTCGGCGCAGGACGGCGGGGCCCGATGACGCGTGTCGCGCCCCGTCTCGCCGCACTGCTCGCAGGCCACTTCGCGGGGAACCTGCCGGTGCGGCTGCGTGCCTGGGACGGCAGCGAGGCCGGGCCGGCGGCCGCGCCGGTCGTGGTGCTGCGCTCCCCGCGTGCCCTGCGCCGCCTGCTGTGGCAGCCCGGTGAACTCGGTCTGGCGCAGGCGTACATCGCGGGCGAGCTGGACATCGACGGCGACCTCGCCGACGGCCTGAGCAGAGTGTGGCGCTCGGTACGGGAACACGGCCCGGCCCCCGGCTCTCCCGGCCCCCGGCAACTGGCCAGGATGGCCGTCACCGCACTGCGGCTCGGCGCACTGGGCCCGCGCCCGCCCGCGCCCGGAGCCCCGCAGGCACGGCTGCGGGGCGCGCTCCACAGCACCGTCCGCGACCGGGCCGCCATCAGCCATCACTACGACCTGTCCAACGACTGGTACGCCCTGCTGCTGGACGAGTCCATGGCCTACTCCTGCGGCTACTGGACGCGCCCCGCCGACCCCTCCTACGGACCGGCCGACGCCCAGCGGGACAAACTGGAGCTGGTCTGCCGGAAGCTGGGCCTTCGCCCCGGCGCCCGCTTCCTGGACGTCGGCTGCGGCTGGGGCAGCCTCGCGCTCCACGCGGCGCGGGAGCACCACGCGCAGGTCACCGCGGTCACGCTCTCGCGAGAGCAGCACGCCTTCGTGGCCGCCCGCGTCCAGGAGCTCGGCCTGAGCGATCAGGTCGAGGTCCAGCTGCGGCACTACCGGTACATCAGGGGAGGCGGCTACGACGCGGTGAGCGCGATCGAGATGGGCGAGCATGTGGGCGACGCCGAGTACCCGGCCTTCGCCGCCCGGCTGCACGCACTGCTGCGCCCCGGGGGACGGGTGCTCATCCAGCAGATGTCGCGCGGCGCCGCCGCGCCCGGCGGCGGCGCGTTCATCGCGTCGTACATCGCCCCCGACATGCATATGCGCCCGCTGGGGGAGACCGTCGGTCTGCTGGAGGCCGGCGGGCTGGAGGTCCGGTCCGTCGAGTCGCTGCGGGAACACTACGCACGGACCATCGCCGCCTGGCACCGCACACTGGAGGCCCGCTGGGGGGAGTTCGTGGCACTGGCCGGGGAACCGACCGCCCGGGTCTGGCGGCTGTATCTGGCCGGGGCCGGTCTGGCGTTCACCGAGCGCCGCATGGGCGTCGACCAGATCCTCGCCGTACGCCCCACACCGGAAGGGGAGTCCGGCCTGCCGGCGACGCCGTACGACTGGTACGCGCGGGACGGCGGGCGATGACCGGATTCCCCTGGGCGGCCTTCGCCGCCAACCTCGCGGTGGCGGCCGGCGCCGCGTTCGCCGTCATGTTGATCACGTTCGCCGTGGCCCGGGCCAAAGGGGTGCACCGGCTGGTGGACATCGCATGGGGAGCGGCCTTCACCGCGGTGGCCCTGACCACGTGTGCCCTGTCCGCCGGTTACGGGGACGACGGCCGGCGGATCCTGGTCACGGCCGCCACGGCGGTGTGGGGGCTGCGGCTGTCCGTCCATATCGCCCGGCGGGGGCGCGGTCACGGTGAGGATCCGCGCTACGCCCGCATGCTGGCCAAGGCCCCCGGCAGCCGCGACGCCTATGCTCTGCGCACGGTGTACCTGTTGCAGGGCGGACTGGTGTGGCTGATCTCGCTGCCGGTGCAGGTGGCTCAGTATGCGGCGGTGCCGCTGGGGGCGAGTGACGTCGCCGGCGGGCTGCTGTGGGCGGCCGGCTGTGTCTTCGAGTGTGTCGGGGACTTCCAGCTCGCCCGGTTCAAGGCCGACCCGGACAACAAGGGCCGGGTGATGGACCGCGGCCTGTGGGGCTGGACCCGTCACCCCAACTACTTCGGCGACTTCCTCGTCTGGTGGGGACTGTTCCTGCCGGCCTGCGGCACCCTGCAGAGCGCCGCGGTCGCCGTGGTCTCGCCGCTGGTGATGTCGTACCTGCTGATCCACGGCAGCGGTAAGCGACTGCTGGAGAACCATCTGGCCGACCGCCCCGGATACGCCGCCTACACGGCCCGCACCAGCGGTTTCCTGCCGCTGCCGGCGCGCCGACGCCCCCACCCGGAGGACCACCGCTCATGAGGACAGGCCCGGCACAGAGCGCACACCCCGACAGCGGCGGCGGACTGCGCGGCACGCACCGTCCGCTGGTGGTCCACCGCCGCCCGGAAACCCCGCGGGCCGCAGTGCTGCTGATGCACGGAGGGAGGGCCGACGGCCGGACCCCGCCACCGCGGCTCAACCTCCCCGCACTGCGGATGCGGCCCTTCGGCTCCGCGATCTCCCGGCCACCGGGCGGGCGGGATCTGTTGCTCGCCTCCGTGCGCTACCGCTGCCGGGGGTGGAACGGGCCCCAGGCGGACGCCGCCCAGGACGCCCGCCGGGCGCTCGCCGAG
This Streptomyces decoyicus DNA region includes the following protein-coding sequences:
- a CDS encoding DUF1295 domain-containing protein: MTGFPWAAFAANLAVAAGAAFAVMLITFAVARAKGVHRLVDIAWGAAFTAVALTTCALSAGYGDDGRRILVTAATAVWGLRLSVHIARRGRGHGEDPRYARMLAKAPGSRDAYALRTVYLLQGGLVWLISLPVQVAQYAAVPLGASDVAGGLLWAAGCVFECVGDFQLARFKADPDNKGRVMDRGLWGWTRHPNYFGDFLVWWGLFLPACGTLQSAAVAVVSPLVMSYLLIHGSGKRLLENHLADRPGYAAYTARTSGFLPLPARRRPHPEDHRS